The genomic stretch tagtgaaagagattgattgaatttgaagtgCACAGTGAGGTTTGCAATGCAATGTAACCGTTTAGGGTTTGAGTGAGATGAAAAGTGAGAGAGTGTTTGTGAGAGTTGTGTGAGTGCTTCAGCAGAgttataaaaagaaaaaaaatgcacttgggcccaaaagagtggcctgctgagaattaAATTAGTGCTGCtacgcagcgctcgctgctgtctcgcctagcgaatccgctcgctactgcttcgcctagcgagcagctagcgagcatgacaacatTTGCCTTTTCAAAAACAACATTCCTGGTACATTCAGCAAGGtttaacaattggaatcccaatacgacaccacagaaaaactgtaaatacttacaatgttggggtgcctcccaacaagcgcttgtttaacgtcggataagctcgacggtgcgatgctcacagaggagcatccaaagaaatagcacagctctcgcgatccacatgaccgccgagataaaccttcaaacgttggccattaacggtccaactctctttcttttccatgtcctcaatgacaatagctccgtactccttcacttctttgacccgaaatggcccggaccattttgatttcaactttccggggaataacttcaacctggaattgaacaataggaccaactgtccgggcacaaattctttctttcgaagctttttgtcatgatatttttttaccttgtctttgtacaaccaacttgagtgatatgcggcattgcgcatctcttccaactcaagcagttgcaccttccttttctcacctgccaaatccttttcaaaatttaaaaatttcagagcccacaaggctttgtgctccaattcgaccggcaaatggcaagtttttaccaaacaccaattgaaaaggagtgagcccaattggagctttaaaggcggtacggtatgcccataacgcttcatccaatttttgtgaccactcttttttcgaatttgacacagttttttcgagaattctTTTAATCTCACGATTAGATACCTCGacttgcccattagcctgtgggtgatacggagttgccactctgtgtgatacaccgtaatgttttaaaatgctttccaacggtgcattacaaaagtgtgaccctccgtcacttatcaacactcggggggttccgaaacgggaaaatatgtttttcttcaaaaaatttattaccgttttcgcatccgcccgaggtgaggcgatcgcctcaacccacttagaaacgtaatcaactgcgacaagcatatactcgttaccataagagggtgggaatggtcctacaaaatcgatgccccaacaatcaaatacttcaacctcttggatgttttggagaggcatctcgtctctcttaccaatcccaccgcttctctggcaactatcacaactttgcgcatgggtatgtgcgtctttgaaaatagtgggccaataaaatcctgactgaaggattttagtggccgttctcaccccattatagtgtccgccgtaaggcgagttgtgacaatgccaaaggatgctctgcgcttcatcgccagtaacgcatctccttaaaaggttatcactacccaacttaaacaagtatgggtcatcccatacgtaatacttggcatccgaaagaaacttccttttttggttcgaagttaggtcgggaggcacaaaaccactagccttgtggttcgcaaagtctgcaaaccacggcctaacttgaattttgaaaagtttttcatcaggaaactcttcccggatttccttctctgaagcggtaacctctacattaactaagcgagataaatgatctgccaccaaattttccgatcctttcttgtctttgatttcaacatcaaattcttgcagcaagaggatccaacggatgagcctttgcttcgaatccggtttggtgagcaaatatttaatcgccgagtggtcggtatacactacgactttagaccctataagataagacctaaacttttcaagcgcatacactatcgcaagtaattctttttcagtggtggcatagttaatttgagcctcattaagaactttacttgcgtaatgtatcgcatgaaattttttctcttttctttagcctaataccgctccgattgcatagtcgctcgcatcacacattagctcaaaatttaaattccaatttggagcgactataattggagcggtaaccaatttttctttcaaagtctcaaaagcttgcaaacattcatcggttaagagaaatacctggtccttagctagcaaattactcaaaggcttagctacctttgagaagtctttgataaagcgccgatagaacccggcgtgccccaaaaagcttcggattcccttcacattcaccggaggaggtaacttttcaatcacttcaaccttagcacgatcaacttcaagccctcttgaagagactttatggccaagcactatcccctcggtcaccatgaagtggcatttctcccaattaagcacaagattggtcttcacacatctttcaagcaccgttttcaagtttgccaagcataaactaaaggaaccaccaaataccgagaagtcatccatgaagacttccattgttttctcaataaggtcggcaaaaatggcttgcacacatctttggaaagtcgccggtgcattgcacaacccaaagggcatttttcggtatgcgaaaactccaaacggacatgtgaacgccgtcttttcatgatcggccgggtcaaccgtaatttggttatacccggaatagccatccaagaaacaatagtattgttgccccgagagtctttcgagcatttgatccatgaacgggagtggaaaatgatcttttcgagttgcggtgTTCAACCacctataatcaatacacattctccaccccgttgcaactttagtagggatcaactcatctttgtcatttcggatcacggtaattccacctttcttcggaaccacatgcacaggactaacccatggactatccgaaatcgggtaaatcattcccgcatccaacaacttgacaacttcctttctaacaacctccttcatagtaggatttaagcggcgttgtggttgagctaccggcttaaaatcctcttccattaagatcttgttcatgcaataggaaggactaattcctttgagatcggaaagagtccaacccatggcttcttgattttttttcagcacattgatcaaacgggcttcttcatcatttgacaaaaggttgcttatgatgaccgactttgcttcggtctcatctaggaatacatacttcaaagtagaaggtaacattttcaattcaataggaGCTTTTTCatcattaacctccttcttcaagtcttcctcctcaacttcccacggttgtagttcgtttaaaccatcaagttcccttaagcattcatcaagagcttgctcttcttcaactatgaaaacttcaaatgagtcatcaagagctaactccataggagatatctcatgaatatgcttagaaacctccaaaattgcctcttcgatcacattaatgcgaaagctatcacttctatcttttgaatgcttcattgcttcgaatagatcgaaagtaacttcttcattttggactctcaccttcatcaaaccgtcgtcaacgtctatcatcatgcgcgcggttttcatgaacggtcggcccagaatgagcggcgcatcatcatcctcttccatatcaataacaataaaatcgaccgggaaaaagaatttatcgactttaaccaaaacatcttgggctacgccatgaggatgggtagtcgacttatcggccaattgcaaagtcatccggatggacttaatttcaatgttgccaagcctctttacaatagacaacggtataagattaatgcttgaccgacatagatatcaccaattttaaccggcaaagtaactcgtccctgatcaacctcttttttcggaagcatcctttgaataattgcactacagctcgcatctaggacaatggtcttcggttccgtatacctccgcttttttgtaagtatgtccttcatgaatttggcatacttgggcatttgctccaatgcttcagcaaacggaatgttgatttgcagttgcttaaaaatatccatgaaccgggcgtaatgccgttcattctcccttttggatggagcatgtggataaggaaggttttggattggagtagcgcttactacctcctttcctttagcaactctagaacttctcgctcttttctttttcacttcctcccccattacttcatcactcttaattttctcaatttccacactttctttctttttaacttcaccattctttttgttcttttcactttcttcctcactccactcccccacttcaccatcaatattatcctccaatatttcctcctcatttttcctcttttcctctctttgttcactctcatctctttttttattctcattaatcaactccctcccacttctcgtcgtgatcgctttacaatgctccttaggatttgtttgcgtgttcgccgaaaaggatggaccgggttgttgttccgctagttgcttagcaagttgtccaacttgagtctcgagatttttgattgccgcatcgttgctcttttgattagccattgacatttgcataaattgtgtcaatgtctccTCTAACTttgaagttacgaccggcggttgttgaggttgataaggattttggggagggttttgacggctagaagaaccacccccataaccttggttatggtaataattactcctaggttggaacccttgattcccttggaagtgttgttgttgattttgaggatgtggttgataaggttgttgttgttgttgtctcggttggtagtctagttggttcgccatgtagtttacttcttcgaacccgggaggtggacaaaatccggtgtcatgctcacctttgcaaagctcacaacaagctatttgtttagcttttgaaggttctctcaactcttttatttgttgcattaagagttccacttgttgtgaaatgagtttgttttgggcaagaatggcatcgttcgtcccaagttcaagcactcccggcttcttcaaagagttgcctctactttgactttgaagatcatttagagccattcgatttatgatatctgtagcttcttcggcgtttttagacaataaagaaccacccgaggtagcatccaacaaagtcttgcaatttggttgaagtccatttttgaaaatatggatttgagtcaattcatcaaaaccatgccctttacacttccgaagcatggatttgaatctttcccacgcctcatttaatgattcgttggttccttgtgaaaacacagagatggccgtcttggattccatgaaccggttgtgggagaaaaatctttcgatgaacttctcttccaacacgttccaatctgtcatgacggctggtgtttgatctaagtaccaatcttttgctttgtcgagtaaagcgtggggaaataatcttctgaacaacggtagctcttgagcttgatcaactccggccgccaatgctatctcgtaaaatttggtcagaaaagcaaagggatcttcatggtccattccagtgaatggacttccatatagtaaattaagagttcccgttttcatctcggcttgccttcccgtgtggttggcaaactgagcagtattccttggactgtttacacatggagtggaaatgggcggtggtggtggttccatgataggtatgaacggtggtggatgtgtggtagaagaactttctccttgttcttgtcgttgtctagcttgttgcctccttcgtctcgttctgctattcagcctccttgcgattctttcgatctcgggatcaaaaagaagttcatccacaggaatctgccctcgcgtaaaacgaaagctgcacactaaaccaaacaaattacaagcacaagtcaaaaattcgaaagttaaaaattaagcaactattgcgatgctcgcaatatcaattcacaatccccggcaacggcgccattttgttgaatgtatttttagtgtcgggtttttgttatcgtctccacaaggattgtgagatatcgccgcctttcgacagttgtttcaattcttaactcatagtaacaagggggtttttggttttagtcacggtatcttgcataaaagtgtaataaaatgcggtaaaagatttggttttaatatttgagaaatattgccaaagttagggttcgacgatcactttgcatgtatatgttcgatcaacaaaacttataaactcctttagatgataaactatttcacaaagtcctcccaatgtgtttatctctaacacacattgtgagttttcccattttgatccattgtttatctctaacacaatctatcaaaatgacaactttttggttcaaccttatggtgaacaaaatcattcattactatctctagctaacaaacaagattggatgaaaacctaggtaaagagttggtaaacatctctcgatcataaaccaacacaaagagttttcaataaaacaaagttttcaccatatattcaccattaaagagtttacaaatgaagatcatcccatttacacacaaagctaatgatcatctacatctaaccttgacaaaatgaagaacttagatactcattttcatggtagcttggtcaacaagtttcggaagaaggttgatcaacatccgagtcgaataatcgagattggatgggaatccaccttcttttggtgaaagattgttaagagatgaagagaaatgatttctaggtcacaaagtatctctagagcaatgctggaaaacatctcaaaagtacaaaagtatggaggtgtaaagtatggctccaaaaagtagcccttgctacttatagtgctgctactgagctgtcatgctcgctaggcgagcagaatggctcgcctagcgagccccaaaatgaggcacctgtggcacctgcgcccaaagaaatgagcacacgcttcacccttcgctccagcgagcttaggaggttttgctactgtaattgctcgctgggagctcgctaatggctcgcctagcgagtgagtgctgactgcgcttttgaccaagtctggacgtgttcgctacacccttcgctggcagctcgcctagcgagtttgttgatgtttgctactgtaaaatactggagctcttcgctgggttctcgctaggcactcgcctagcgagctcttcgccacagccctcgcctagcgagcaagctgatgaatgcatcctcTTTTTGGTTtctttgccaactttcttgtggcttcattttctattatttcatgcctaattcctgcacaataacacacaaatcaaaggtaccaagattGTTTATCATTGTtttgcaattcatcaaaaacaaaggtgttttcgaacactttagcaaggaaatagagtgaaagatgcccatatttgatagctcaaataagcacttttgggtatctaacacaCATGCATTAGGGATGAATGATTTCTTTCGAATGTCTAATAACAAAACATGAAAGGAAATATGGGAAACAATGAAATTCAACAACAAAAAGGATACAAAGTTAAGAAGAGCATATATCGCTTGGGAAGACAATGATGCAATTTTgaaaaatgaagaacaaagaCATATCTTTGATGGTTTCACATCACTCTAATGATGATGATGTTAGTGATTTTGACTCAATTAATAAACCTTCTTATGATGAACTACATGATGTTTTTAATGATTTGTATGATGAATGTCTAAAGCTTTCTAAATTAAATGATAAGCAAAAGAAAATTATTTCTTCTTTAGAAAGTAAATCTAATGACATACAAGAAGAGTTAGATAAAATTAACCTAAAAGCTGACATTCATACTAGTTCTTCAACATGTAATAAATGTACTTCTCTTGAAACTAATATTGTTGATTAAAATCAAATAATTTGCaaatatgaaaaagaaaaaaattatttggATAATATTCTAAGTAATCAAAGATATGTGAATGATAAAATGGTATAGgattttataaaattaaaaactCTAATAAAATCAAAATGATTATGTTTGTCAAATCTAACCATACTTGTAACTATATTCAATTTAGAAAAGTATATCATAATGTGCATCCTAGAAAGATATATAACAAgaattaattatataattataaAAATAAGCCTAACATGATGCTAATTAAATTTTAACGAAAAATCAAATTTATAAAAGAATGAGAGACATAAATCATAAAAGAGTTTATATTCATAAAAATAATGTGTTTTTAAATGACGAGAAACCTTCTTTAGATATGAATGTTTTTTGGataaaaaaagaaaacaattCATGGGCCATTTTAACGAGTTAATCGATTAAATTTACACATTAATCGATAAATCAGGCCAAAATAGAAAAAAATGAAATTCTACGCCACTTAATCAACTATTAACCTCCTTAATTAATTAGGAGGCACTACACTTTGATTTTAATCGTTTAGAAGGATGTCTTAATCAATTAGAAGATTTATAATATGTTCCAAACGAATTAAACAAGTTTCCAAATAATTAAGCGTTTGACCTAATTAATTTAAAGAGATTTTAACAAAAGAAATAAGGTTTGAGGACACTGTGTGTCCATGCGTGCGCGCGCGCGGCGTGTGGGTGTGCACGTGTGTGCGTTCACACAGACGTGTGTGAGTGagtgcgtgtgtgcgtgtgtgtatgtgtCTGTGATAACGACTCTAAAACCTTCGGATTTAGGCTTAAGCAATCGATTATTTTTGGTACCAAATTAATTATACTTAGGACCTAATCGATTAACTGAGTTAATTTTTCCCATGGACCGTTTCCTATTTTGAACCATACTTTTTCCTATAATTAGAGGCCTTCCCCTTCATTTATTTTCATCCATAAAATATGAAATATATCATCTTCCTCTCTCTCTAAAATATTTTTCATTCTCTCACATATTTTTAGCCACAACACTTTGATAAATGTTCTGGTGTTTGTTTAGTAAGGAATTTGTTATGGAAGGGGTATTGTTGTAAATTCATCAAGAATTATTTTTCCTCCTTATTTCCTTAGGAAGAAATTGTGTAGGTTTGAGCTAAACCTGTTAAAAGCTCTATTTGGGGGATTTGTGTTAGTCTCCGCTTAGTTTGTGAGTTTCGCCACTTGAGGAAAAACTCTCATTCTGGGTTCGTGAAGATAACTCGTGATAAATCTTCTATAAGTTCTTGAGTTCAGCCCGATATAAAAACTTAGTCGGTTCGAGATCAGCCCAATATAAAATCTAGGTTTGGTTTGTGGCAAGCGTGGTATAAAACTTTAGTTCGGGTTGGAGTATGACCATTATAAAACTCCATCTTGATTTGAGATAAATTTGTACAAAATCTTTGTTTGACTTAGAGACTAACCGCTCAAAGCTCTATTCGCTGTTTGGCGTGAAGACGAACCACTTCATTTCACTATTCGCTGATAGGTTGTAAGTAAACCTAaaacttcattttccttgtataagggaGTTCATGGGTTTAACCTTCTAAAAGCTCTAAAGCattattggatactctcaagatcaattcttGAAGAAATTAATAGGTCACTTCATTTAGACCGGACCTCTATGAATCTTTAGTTTCATCTCTCTTCCCTTAATTTTTTTACTTTCTGCATATTTTCTTTACCCTGATTTTACGCTGCATATCCAAACGTTTATTCGAAAATATTTTTAAACGTTAatttagaaaataattttattttaaaccAATGTTTTTCAAACCCCACAATTCACCACTCTCTTGTGTGTGGAATCACATGTTCAACAATTGAGAGTCGACGTCTCACAATCAACAACATCGACAAACCCCAAACAAACCAAATGGATCATTGTATCAACAATATATCAATAATGGGTGTGTTCATTTCATAAACATGAACTTCAAAACGACAGTGAAGTGAGAACTATGTTCTCGATGTTTGGTTAGTACTCTCTTCAGCCTTATTTATAAACAAAAGTGTTCtaatttttttgttttaaatATAAGTAAATGTCAACAAATTTAAATGTATTTAATGTCTTTATTCTAAAAATATCCCTACATTAATTACTTAGTATTATTAATAAAAGATAATTTAATTGAGAGTATACTAATAATTATATTGTCTATTAAAAATTGAGCGAGTTAGATGTCACTTATCATTATCTGATTGTGAACACCACTGATGAGATTTTGAATGAGATTTTGACGATGAAAAATTAACTAATTTGTTcaatttataatatttttttatttttaattgaaaatgtttttaaaaatTCTCAACTTTCTATTGTTGATTACTATGTAACACTTTGACTTTGTTCAATTTATaatacttttttatttttaattgatgTTTTTAAAAATTCTCAACTTTCTATTGTTGATTACTATGTAACACTTTGACTTTCATGTGATTTAATGAAGTGGTTATGACGATGAATTCAACAATTTTGTATTTTAGATCTAAattttttaaaaacattttttttattCTATATTAAATTAATTcataaatatatataaaattgataataatattttttttttcagTTTCTAGGAGGAAGTGATTAATAGAGTGTACTTAATACTTCTAATCTTTTTGTTTATTTACAGAAAAAAATAAAACATgtttattaattattattttttaagtGATACCGTGAtaaatattcttttttttcttttatacATTAACGTGGTATATATTGGGAAATTTAAAATCAGAAACTCAAATTAAAATATGTCATTATATAGATTGATTCAACAACATAGTGAGAAACAGTGAATACAGTATAGATCTAGTACAAGAGGATAGGACCACATGTAAGATGATCCTATATCACTCTCACTAAGATTTTTATTCTTAATATTTAAACTCTCATATACTAGTGACAAGTTTCCATATGATAACCCTGAAACCACACCACCATCTTCAAAACCTAACACTGTgaatataaacaaataaaaaaaaacagTTAGTAATTAATTTCATATTTTCAGATGCTACAAAATAAACCAACAGAGAAATAAGAGCGAAAGTTATAATAAGACATACGTGTTACAGTTGGTGGAGGTACTGATCTTGTAAGGGATGCTAACACCGCATTTGCCAGGGAGAGCAGCAGCATTGTTAGTATTCAATTTAGGAATAGAACCGGCAGCTGATTTCAAGCAGTTACAGGCAGCCTGACGATCCGGCGTGGTGGTGGCGGCAGCAAGAAGCTTCTTCACTCCTGCACAGCATGGCGGTGGAGGACTGGCATTATTAGGAGCTTGAAGATAAGTAACGCATGGAGCCATATCAGCGGATACAGTTCCACAAGACAAAGCAGCTTCTGCCATAGGCGCAATAACCACCATGCAGATCACCAAAGCAACACATGCTAACTTCATGCTTCTTGCCATTTTTGTTTTCTAACTTTTCAATTCTTTTTCTTGGTTTGTTTGAATGGTGTGTGTAATGTCTTTGTGGGAGGGGGTTTATATAGAAAATAAGATAAGGTGTGAAGATGAATAGAGTGATGAATTTTTGGTGAATGTGCATCAAAATTGGGTGGTAGTTGTGAGTTCAATTAATGAAGTATTGGACACTTGTCTTGTTATCGTATGTTTTTATTTAATACTTTGATGATAATGACTGTAGTAGCCGTATATCAATTCTCCACTATCCATCTTTCTCTTCTTTAGTTTCTCATTTTTTAAAACTTTTTAATACTTTGATTTTTAACTTCCTTTTTTAACCTTTCTTGCTTTATCTTATTAGATTTGTTGAAATAGGATTCATATATTAATActattattttaaaatttagaataattttaaaaattatataaagATGATCACCCTTACCATTTTATTTAAATATCATTACCTTAATATCACATAATGACGGTTATGTTTgtaaaataaaattattataaattattattattgaatTCATATTTATAATAGTGAATATCCAAATAAAATTTGTCTTACTCTAGGTACATTCTAAAAATCTTAAAGCTAATCTTTGTGACGGGTGGGGTAGAAAAAATATAGAACCATTCTATTATAAAGAgcattttaaaaaaatataatttgaTGTATCTGCTTTCTTCATCAGCTGCATATGTTTTTCgcaacaaaagaaaaaaaaaaaaaaaaaacttctCTCACCTTTTGTTCATAACCCACGAATTGATTTCCAGATACTTGTATCAAATCCGAGTAGTTCTCGGAAAATTATGGACGATTTAGAACATGGATAAGAAGTACTAAGAAAAATTGTTGATGCAGTAAAAAAATAATACCTGACAAAAAAAAGTATGATAAGTCGAAAACTCGAAAGagcgacttaggcaaaaatgagcatcaTGGTGGATCGAAAGAAACTCAAAAGAGtgatccagacaaaagttagggattttTAAAAAAAGGCAAAAAGACTACAACATGCGAGCTTGCtccaaaaacaaaacaaaagacAGGAAGAATCAATGACATTCTTCCAAATGCAGTAGAAGTCAAGAAACCAAGGTGAGGCGAACCAAAGGAAGAAGACTCATATGATGTCAATGAAATCTGAAGCAATGTCTCATCCTCAGCAAACCTATCGACCACAATCTTGAAATGGATAAAAGGCCGACTAAAGGATAAATCAGACAGGACAACTCATCCTTGAAGCTGATGATCATTAGGCCATATTATCATTATCATTTTTCCTTGCTTACTAAGTGCTATTTGTCTTTAACTTGTTGCTTTTGAATGATACTATTAATGAATTGATCATGTATATTTTGAATTTAGTCCTTTGCTTTAAGAGAATTTTTGTGTTAGCGAATGTTGGATGGATGATGATTGTAAGCAAAATAACCGAGGTCGCTGAAGTATCCTTTTGTTAGTAAGACCTAGTTGATGATGTAATACACTATTTCACTTCCCAAAAAAATAA from Lathyrus oleraceus cultivar Zhongwan6 chromosome 7, CAAS_Psat_ZW6_1.0, whole genome shotgun sequence encodes the following:
- the LOC127101071 gene encoding non-specific lipid-transfer protein 1 precursor — protein: MARSMKLACVALVICMVVIAPMAEAALSCGTVSADMAPCVTYLQAPNNASPPPPCCAGVKKLLAAATTTPDRQAACNCLKSAAGSIPKLNTNNAAALPGKCGVSIPYKISTSTNCNTVRF